In one Leptospira biflexa serovar Patoc strain 'Patoc 1 (Paris)' genomic region, the following are encoded:
- a CDS encoding type II toxin-antitoxin system Phd/YefM family antitoxin, which translates to MISVGIRELKSHLSQYIELVKNGENVLITEHNRVVAELKYPGKENSDNNVQKILNQLASEGKLIPAKRKSTQISKIPKQNLNHKKQGDWWTLYQDSKEDKF; encoded by the coding sequence ATGATATCGGTCGGAATACGCGAATTAAAATCTCACCTAAGCCAATATATCGAATTAGTAAAAAATGGTGAAAATGTGCTAATTACAGAGCACAACAGAGTTGTTGCAGAACTCAAATATCCGGGAAAAGAAAACTCCGACAATAATGTACAAAAAATTCTGAATCAACTTGCAAGCGAAGGAAAATTAATTCCTGCTAAACGAAAATCCACACAAATTAGTAAAATTCCAAAACAAAACCTAAATCATAAAAAACAAGGTGATTGGTGGACCTTATACCAAGACTCAAAAGAAGATAAGTTTTAA
- the dgcR gene encoding diguanylate cyclase DgcR, with product MPKGQRKILIIEDSELQRKLLSRWVSKNGYIAIEAESISVAREKIISESIDVVLLDWELPDGNGIDLISDILSTSPVGWLPIIMVTGHTEPEYFKIAIEAGATDYITKPAKEIELLARIFSALRIKALHDQLRETAIRDVMTGLYNRRYMEERIEQEFQRCKRHDSLLSMAMIDIDKFKNINDTYGHEIGDQVIKQLAHELKTSFRKSDIISRFGGEEFVILFPETGVVDATRILDRVRENVSKLEMKSDTDQIFHFTFSGGVAGGDLSDIQSNQELLKIADKNLYEAKSSGRNQIIS from the coding sequence ATGCCGAAAGGACAGCGAAAAATCTTAATCATTGAAGATTCTGAACTACAACGGAAACTCCTCAGCCGGTGGGTTTCCAAAAATGGTTACATTGCGATTGAAGCTGAATCCATTTCGGTTGCTCGTGAAAAAATCATCAGTGAGTCGATAGATGTCGTTTTACTTGATTGGGAATTACCAGATGGCAATGGTATCGATTTAATTTCTGATATTCTATCTACATCTCCAGTCGGTTGGCTTCCGATCATTATGGTAACAGGCCATACGGAACCTGAATATTTTAAAATTGCGATAGAGGCAGGCGCAACAGATTATATCACGAAACCTGCCAAAGAAATCGAGTTACTCGCTCGAATTTTTAGTGCCTTACGAATCAAAGCCTTACATGACCAGTTGCGTGAAACTGCGATTCGAGATGTCATGACAGGCCTATATAACAGGCGTTATATGGAAGAGAGAATCGAACAAGAATTCCAACGTTGTAAGAGGCATGATAGCCTATTATCAATGGCAATGATTGATATCGATAAATTTAAGAATATCAATGACACTTATGGGCATGAGATTGGAGACCAAGTGATCAAACAATTAGCCCATGAATTAAAAACCAGTTTTCGAAAATCAGACATCATTTCTCGTTTTGGCGGGGAAGAGTTTGTCATCCTTTTTCCTGAGACAGGCGTTGTCGATGCGACAAGGATTTTAGACCGAGTGAGAGAGAATGTTTCAAAACTTGAGATGAAGTCTGATACGGATCAGATCTTCCATTTTACGTTTAGTGGCGGAGTCGCTGGTGGAGATTTATCTGATATTCAATCGAATCAGGAATTGTTGAAAATTGCTGATAAAAATTTATACGAAGCAAAGTCTTCTGGTCGCAATCAAATCATTAGCTAA
- a CDS encoding dihydrofolate reductase family protein, producing the protein MVSLKAYIASSLDGFIAKKDGSVDWLHAEKYQLEKEDFGYERFMESIDCIVMGRITFETVLQFEPYPFETVPVIVVSKNPNYQIESKHQISIFTRPLRELVPFLETKGYQNVYVDGGKLIQSILMESLLDTITITQIPILLGSGIPLFGVTENEIELKHRKTQSYPNGFVQTEYEILK; encoded by the coding sequence ATGGTATCATTAAAAGCATATATTGCAAGTAGCCTGGACGGATTCATTGCAAAAAAAGATGGATCGGTCGACTGGCTTCACGCCGAAAAATACCAACTGGAAAAGGAAGACTTTGGATACGAAAGATTTATGGAATCAATCGATTGTATCGTGATGGGAAGAATTACCTTTGAAACCGTTTTGCAGTTTGAACCTTATCCTTTCGAAACAGTACCTGTCATTGTGGTATCAAAGAATCCAAATTACCAAATAGAATCGAAGCATCAAATTTCAATCTTCACTCGTCCGCTTCGTGAACTGGTTCCATTCCTTGAAACTAAAGGTTATCAAAATGTCTATGTGGATGGTGGCAAATTGATCCAGTCTATTCTTATGGAATCTCTATTGGATACAATCACAATCACACAAATTCCCATTTTACTTGGGAGTGGGATCCCACTCTTTGGTGTTACCGAGAACGAGATTGAATTGAAACATAGAAAAACACAATCCTATCCCAATGGTTTTGTCCAAACTGAATATGAGATTCTGAAATAA
- a CDS encoding PIN domain-containing protein produces the protein MIYYIETSIILSIILGDHFNDKAVKIWNAPSEKVSSILTLIEATIVLRRFFKNNKKNLPTQWLSKHEKLLKELLSECSLMKIDESIQSIIELKKDIADCRSLDGIHIATAIFLKDVMHSSNFAFHSFDTRVNEVAAKFGLRPNIA, from the coding sequence ATGATCTACTATATTGAAACTAGCATTATCCTTTCTATCATTCTAGGGGATCATTTTAATGATAAAGCAGTAAAAATTTGGAATGCTCCTAGCGAAAAAGTGAGTTCTATCCTTACCCTAATAGAAGCGACGATCGTTTTAAGAAGATTTTTTAAAAATAACAAAAAGAACCTTCCTACGCAATGGCTTTCAAAGCATGAAAAACTTCTAAAAGAATTACTTTCTGAATGTTCCCTAATGAAAATTGACGAGAGTATTCAATCGATAATAGAATTAAAGAAGGATATTGCAGATTGTAGGTCTTTAGATGGTATTCATATTGCAACTGCAATTTTCTTAAAAGATGTTATGCATTCATCAAACTTTGCATTTCATAGTTTTGATACTAGAGTAAATGAAGTAGCTGCAAAATTCGGATTAAGACCAAACATCGCATAA
- a CDS encoding TrmH family RNA methyltransferase has protein sequence MRKILTPHDERLTDYSLLKSKESPSDSFVADHEKTAVRLLLSNFEVVSVFCTEKYWQKHKNLIDSKLKDEEKCYVADQSIFEETIGFHVHQGFMAVGKQKWAKEEDLTFPILIINAIVDSENIGSILRNAAAFGIKSILFDSKSASPYLRRSVRVSMGAIFQLQLAKTTNLPDSIQRLKERPTNLVALALPKENSHHLSKTKTIQEIGKLENLVLIVGNEANGIEEGVLDASDVIGYIPMQNNIDSLNVSHALAVALSHLL, from the coding sequence ATGCGAAAAATCCTTACCCCACACGACGAAAGACTGACTGATTACTCCCTTCTAAAATCGAAGGAATCCCCGTCTGATTCTTTTGTAGCTGATCATGAAAAAACAGCCGTTAGACTGCTTTTATCAAATTTTGAAGTCGTATCGGTTTTTTGCACCGAAAAATATTGGCAAAAACACAAAAACCTCATCGATTCCAAGTTAAAAGATGAGGAGAAGTGTTATGTTGCAGATCAATCCATATTTGAAGAAACCATTGGTTTCCATGTCCACCAAGGGTTTATGGCGGTCGGAAAACAAAAATGGGCAAAGGAAGAAGACCTGACCTTCCCCATCCTCATCATCAATGCAATTGTTGATAGTGAAAATATAGGTTCTATCCTACGCAATGCGGCAGCATTCGGCATAAAGTCCATACTCTTTGATTCCAAATCAGCATCACCATACCTCAGAAGGTCTGTCAGAGTCTCGATGGGTGCGATCTTCCAATTGCAGTTAGCAAAAACGACAAACCTCCCCGATTCGATCCAACGATTGAAAGAGAGACCAACAAATCTCGTCGCACTTGCTCTCCCCAAAGAAAATTCGCATCACCTATCAAAAACAAAAACGATCCAAGAGATTGGAAAACTGGAGAACCTAGTCCTCATCGTTGGCAATGAAGCAAATGGAATTGAGGAAGGTGTACTCGACGCAAGTGATGTGATTGGTTATATACCGATGCAAAATAACATCGATTCTCTGAATGTTTCCCATGCCTTGGCTGTGGCACTATCCCACCTACTCTAA
- a CDS encoding glucan biosynthesis protein, with protein sequence MKKLNIYFAIIAILLCVFVIFKKNDLTFHALISLFAITPHSEVFDFNAADRIAKQKLNSKFVPTPVYKIPGLDGISFEDYRQIEYKPDVAIWKNLALPYQLHFFHPGHIYSNGIRIYEVIEEKPVEIPYDSSRFHFGNLPLTDDFFELSKKLQYTGFRVHYPINQKEALEEFLVFQGSSYFRALSKNQVYGLSGRGLAINTGPEGEEEFPIFESFYIKRPEKNDSSILIYAIMNSESVAGAYEFYVTPGEITTIDIRAKIYLRKKIKRLGLSPITSMFLYGESNIPILGNIHPEIHDSDGLLTYLGEDNWEWRPLINPKKTKLTTIELNHPKGFGLIQRDRKFKSYQDEKLLYHRRPSVWVEPKGDWGKGDLYLLEFTTNLDSDDNVTIFWEPNIPPNLKEGYEFQYKLSYTDKSPDSHQLGKTTSYYKGIDPLFPKEKMLTLYFTGDFLKALDAKTELKAIIKNDMIPADQIRYQIEKIRELDQWRLQIWHSSPIEVSNWKVHLEKENQKITETWIYRDGISK encoded by the coding sequence ATGAAGAAATTAAACATATACTTTGCCATCATTGCCATTTTGTTATGTGTCTTCGTTATCTTTAAAAAAAATGATCTAACGTTTCATGCCCTCATTTCTCTTTTTGCAATCACCCCCCATTCTGAAGTTTTTGATTTCAATGCGGCAGACAGAATTGCAAAACAAAAATTGAATTCAAAATTCGTTCCCACCCCTGTGTATAAAATTCCGGGACTCGATGGAATCAGTTTTGAAGATTACAGACAAATTGAATACAAACCGGATGTTGCGATTTGGAAAAATTTAGCGCTCCCCTACCAATTACATTTTTTCCACCCAGGACATATTTACAGCAATGGGATCAGAATTTATGAAGTGATCGAAGAAAAGCCAGTGGAGATTCCGTATGATTCCTCTCGGTTTCACTTTGGAAACCTCCCACTCACAGATGATTTTTTTGAGTTGAGTAAAAAACTGCAATACACGGGTTTCCGTGTCCATTATCCAATCAACCAAAAGGAAGCATTGGAAGAATTTTTAGTATTCCAAGGGTCTTCTTATTTCCGCGCATTATCCAAAAACCAAGTGTATGGTTTATCCGGTAGAGGACTTGCTATCAACACAGGCCCTGAAGGAGAAGAAGAATTCCCTATTTTTGAAAGTTTTTATATCAAACGTCCCGAGAAAAATGATTCCTCCATTTTGATTTATGCCATTATGAATAGTGAATCTGTTGCGGGTGCTTATGAATTTTATGTGACACCTGGCGAGATCACAACCATTGACATTCGAGCCAAAATTTATTTACGAAAAAAAATCAAACGTCTGGGACTCTCTCCCATCACTTCCATGTTTCTTTATGGAGAATCAAATATCCCAATCCTTGGAAACATCCATCCAGAGATCCATGACTCGGATGGACTTCTCACATATCTTGGCGAAGACAACTGGGAATGGAGGCCTCTCATCAATCCTAAAAAAACCAAACTGACAACGATCGAACTGAACCATCCCAAAGGATTTGGACTCATTCAAAGAGATCGAAAATTCAAAAGTTACCAAGACGAAAAATTGTTATACCATCGTAGGCCAAGTGTTTGGGTAGAGCCGAAAGGGGATTGGGGAAAAGGTGACCTATATCTTTTGGAATTTACAACGAATTTAGATTCTGATGACAACGTGACTATTTTTTGGGAGCCAAATATCCCACCGAATTTGAAAGAAGGATACGAATTCCAATATAAACTCAGTTATACGGACAAATCACCAGACTCTCACCAATTGGGAAAAACCACCTCCTATTATAAAGGAATTGATCCTCTGTTCCCAAAAGAAAAAATGTTAACCCTTTATTTTACTGGTGATTTTCTGAAAGCGTTAGATGCTAAAACAGAACTGAAAGCTATCATCAAAAATGACATGATCCCAGCAGATCAAATTCGTTATCAAATTGAAAAGATTCGGGAACTTGACCAATGGAGATTACAAATTTGGCATTCATCGCCAATTGAAGTATCCAATTGGAAGGTTCATTTGGAGAAAGAAAATCAAAAAATTACTGAAACATGGATCTACAGAGATGGAATTTCAAAATAA
- a CDS encoding serine/threonine protein kinase, which yields MNIHHSFYQLTPDTILNAIESLGYETTGRYFILNSVENRVYDIETTKAGRIVVKFYRPGKWNYHQILEEHSFLQELSAEEIPVLAPITIDGKSVFEWEGIYFAIWPLRNGRIVEEIQSKDLERVGALLGRIHSVGKRSKIVSRPSLDIPSYGLSALQYILDKKFITNSALADRYQKNARSAFAIFESLTKEYQIPSQRIHGDCHKGNLLISADGFSILDFDDFLHGPIVQDFWMLLPFGEADRKHEFFDFFAGYCMFADFDENWLKLIEPLRIIRFIHYAAWIGKRWEDPSFPSLFPHFGTEEYWLKETLDLENANRDLDEANPSPSASKENIEPEMTNKDFFWDWEN from the coding sequence TTGAACATCCATCATTCTTTTTACCAATTAACACCCGATACAATCTTAAATGCGATCGAATCCCTTGGGTATGAAACAACCGGACGATATTTTATTTTAAATAGTGTTGAGAATCGCGTTTACGATATCGAAACGACGAAAGCAGGAAGGATTGTTGTTAAATTCTATCGACCAGGGAAATGGAATTACCATCAAATCCTAGAGGAACATTCCTTTTTACAAGAGTTATCGGCGGAAGAGATCCCAGTACTTGCTCCCATCACCATCGATGGGAAATCAGTTTTTGAATGGGAAGGAATTTATTTTGCCATTTGGCCATTACGGAATGGAAGGATTGTCGAAGAAATCCAATCGAAGGATTTGGAACGAGTGGGAGCCTTACTGGGAAGGATCCATTCCGTTGGGAAAAGAAGTAAGATCGTAAGTCGACCATCACTAGATATCCCAAGTTATGGACTTTCTGCATTACAGTATATCTTAGACAAAAAATTCATCACCAATTCTGCTTTGGCAGACCGATATCAAAAAAATGCACGAAGTGCCTTTGCCATCTTTGAATCGCTGACAAAAGAATACCAAATTCCTTCCCAAAGGATCCACGGCGATTGCCACAAAGGGAATTTATTAATCTCTGCGGATGGATTTAGCATTTTAGATTTTGATGATTTTTTACATGGACCCATCGTACAAGATTTTTGGATGTTACTTCCGTTTGGTGAAGCAGATCGTAAACATGAGTTCTTTGATTTTTTTGCTGGTTACTGTATGTTTGCAGACTTTGATGAAAATTGGCTCAAGTTAATTGAACCGTTACGTATCATTCGATTCATCCATTATGCCGCATGGATTGGGAAACGTTGGGAGGATCCATCGTTTCCATCACTTTTCCCACATTTTGGAACAGAAGAATATTGGTTAAAAGAAACTTTGGATTTAGAAAATGCAAATCGTGATTTAGATGAAGCCAATCCTTCGCCTTCTGCATCGAAAGAAAACATAGAACCAGAAATGACGAATAAAGATTTTTTTTGGGATTGGGAGAACTAA
- a CDS encoding TetR/AcrR family transcriptional regulator encodes MKEKITNQALRMLKKEGLKSLSMRKLAEHLSIDPMTIYYYFKNKDQLMAELVEVVFRKFYESLRLDEGIGNENPQKKLEFVLIEYRSFFIQYLDLSLYLIQSPRQEYPAVTMFNDRILDLILALKPYENPELTRDILVDFIHGNALSVSKGARTRSNVIANQNLTDQFKESFKILFNRLFYNTRLA; translated from the coding sequence ATGAAAGAAAAAATTACAAATCAAGCCCTACGAATGTTAAAAAAAGAAGGATTAAAATCTTTGAGTATGCGTAAACTCGCAGAACATTTATCCATCGATCCGATGACCATTTACTATTACTTTAAAAATAAAGACCAACTCATGGCGGAGTTAGTGGAGGTTGTATTTCGCAAATTTTATGAAAGTCTGAGATTGGATGAGGGAATTGGAAATGAGAATCCGCAAAAAAAACTGGAATTTGTTCTCATCGAATATCGATCATTTTTCATTCAATATCTTGATTTGTCTTTATACTTGATCCAAAGTCCGAGGCAAGAATATCCAGCAGTTACCATGTTCAATGATAGGATTTTAGATTTGATCCTTGCCTTAAAGCCATACGAAAATCCTGAACTCACACGAGACATTTTGGTTGATTTCATTCATGGGAATGCACTTTCCGTTTCCAAAGGAGCGCGCACAAGATCGAATGTGATAGCAAACCAAAACCTCACAGACCAATTTAAAGAATCATTCAAAATACTATTCAATCGATTGTTTTATAACACTCGTTTGGCCTAA